One stretch of Danio rerio strain Tuebingen ecotype United States chromosome 6, GRCz12tu, whole genome shotgun sequence DNA includes these proteins:
- the pglyrp2 gene encoding N-acetylmuramoyl-L-alanine amidase isoform X1 yields the protein MTPGALWIMVMAGICMQSSAVHLRNMEHFITAVAHLEHLNPQLSSLALVSNLCQIADQTHNITHGFMRSSNNETETHPKIKERLNINLNLSHFFSQALHHFITAAYEEKGVVLTPDGTTVALAPLLLGLESGLRAENDSNQPNGFYLHPLARTLGLSFLNSTPTVRLGAEGCWDSVSAPMVFTLSNFPSLVTDAVVHGGMDGAILGKHLSVVNCSKMNVSTLLRSYYLRTVEELDDVLDPHLKGRYRRQNFQKITSSSLLQEKVAGVLPSQGDAELESLIAKGIKEFVLRYMAIPSKPCLNLQTCSQNMRAMQRFHQKDRGWYDIGYSFVVGSDGYIYEGRGWMSQGAHTKGRNNVGYGVAFIGDYSGRLPSTHDMELVRHHLVKCGVNNGFLQEDFTILGHRQVVVTTSCPGNALYSEITTWMHYKDKDPLK from the exons ATGACACCAGGTGCATTATGGATTATGGTCATGGCTGGAATATGCATGCAGAGCTCAG CTGTGCATCTGAGAAACATGGAGCACTTTATTACTGCTGTTGCACATTTAGAACATTTAAACCCACAACTGAGTTCACTGGCTTTAGTGTCGAATCTATGCCAGATTGCAGACCAAACACACAATATCACTCACGGTTTTATGAGATCATCTAACAACGAAACTGAAACTCATCCGAAAATCAAAGAGCGGCTAAATATCAACCTCAATCTCTCTCATTTCTTCAGCCAAGCACTTCATCATTTTATAACAGCTGCTTATGAAGAAAAGGGAGTTGTTCTGACTCCCGATGGCACAACGGTTGCCCTCGCTCCCCTACTTTTAGGTCTTGAATCTGGACTACGAGCAGAAAACGACAGTAACCAGCCTAATGGATTCTACCTACATCCACTGGCCAGGACGTTAGGCTTGTCATTTCTTAACTCAACTCCAACTGTGAGACTTGGTGCAGAGGGTTGTTGGGACAGTGTATCTGCACCAATGGTTTTTACTCTCTCCAACTTTCCGTCTTTGGTCACTGATGCTGTGGTTCATGGTGGAATGGATGGAGCCATACTTGGGAAGCACCTTTCTGTTGTTAATTGCTCTAAAATGAATGTAAGCACACTGCTGAGGAGTTACTACTTAAGGACTGTGGAAGAGCTGGATGATGTTTTGGATCCTCATCTGAAAGGTCGATATCGCAGACAGAATTTTCAGAAGATCACAAGTTCTTCGCTGCTTCAAGAGAAGGTAGCTGGTGTACTCCCTAGTCAAGGGGACGCTGAGTTGGAGAGTCTTATAGCAAAAGGAATCAAAGAATTTGTGCTACGTTACATGG CAATACCCAGCAAACCCTGTCTAAACCTTCAGACGTGCTCCCAAAACATGAGGGCAATGCAGCGTTTCCATCAGAAGGACCGGGGCTGGTATGACATCGGCTACAG cTTTGTGGTTGGGTCTGATGGATACATCTATGAAGGTCGTGGCTGGATGTCACAAGGGGCTCACACTAAAGGACGCAATAACGTGGGGTATGGTGTAGCTTTCATTGGCGATTACTCTGGTCGTTTACCCTCCACTCATGACATGGAACTGGTGCGCCATCATCTGGTCAAGTGTGGAGTGAACAATGGATTTCTGCAGGAGGATTTCACCATTCTCGGACACAGACAAGTAGTAGTAACCACCAGCTGCCCAGGAAATGCCCTTTACTCTGAGATCACAACCTGGATGCACTATAAA
- the pglyrp2 gene encoding N-acetylmuramoyl-L-alanine amidase (The RefSeq protein has 5 substitutions compared to this genomic sequence), whose protein sequence is MAGICMQSSAVHLRNMEHFITAVAHLEHLNPQLSSLALVSNLCQIADQTHNVTHGFMRSSNNETETHPKIKERLNINLNLSHFFSQALHHFITAAYEEKGVVLTPDGTTVALAPLLLGLESGLRAENVSSQPNGFYLHPLARTLGLSFLNSTPTVRLGAEGCWDSVSAPMVFTLSNFPSLVTDAVVHGGMDGAILGKHLSVVNCSKMNVSTLLRSYYLRTVEELDDVLDPHLKGRNRRQNFQKITSSSLLQEKVAGVLPSQGDAELESLIAKGIKEFVLRYMDCPSIIPRCIWGAAPPQVPLELLSPPMSFLYIHHTAIPSKPCLNLQTCSQNMRAMQRFHQKDWGWYDIGYSFVVGSDGYIYEGRGWMSQGAHTKGRNNVGYGVAFIGDYSGRLPSTHDMELVRHHLVKCGVNNGFLQEDFTILGHRQVVVTTSCPGNALYSEITTWMHYKDKDPLK, encoded by the exons ATGGCTGGAATATGCATGCAGAGCTCAG CTGTGCATCTGAGAAACATGGAGCACTTTATTACTGCTGTTGCACATTTAGAACATTTAAACCCACAACTGAGTTCACTGGCTTTAGTGTCGAATCTATGCCAGATTGCAGACCAAACACACAATATCACTCACGGTTTTATGAGATCATCTAACAACGAAACTGAAACTCATCCGAAAATCAAAGAGCGGCTAAATATCAACCTCAATCTCTCTCATTTCTTCAGCCAAGCACTTCATCATTTTATAACAGCTGCTTATGAAGAAAAGGGAGTTGTTCTGACTCCCGATGGCACAACGGTTGCCCTCGCTCCCCTACTTTTAGGTCTTGAATCTGGACTACGAGCAGAAAACGACAGTAACCAGCCTAATGGATTCTACCTACATCCACTGGCCAGGACGTTAGGCTTGTCATTTCTTAACTCAACTCCAACTGTGAGACTTGGTGCAGAGGGTTGTTGGGACAGTGTATCTGCACCAATGGTTTTTACTCTCTCCAACTTTCCGTCTTTGGTCACTGATGCTGTGGTTCATGGTGGAATGGATGGAGCCATACTTGGGAAGCACCTTTCTGTTGTTAATTGCTCTAAAATGAATGTAAGCACACTGCTGAGGAGTTACTACTTAAGGACTGTGGAAGAGCTGGATGATGTTTTGGATCCTCATCTGAAAGGTCGATATCGCAGACAGAATTTTCAGAAGATCACAAGTTCTTCGCTGCTTCAAGAGAAGGTAGCTGGTGTACTCCCTAGTCAAGGGGACGCTGAGTTGGAGAGTCTTATAGCAAAAGGAATCAAAGAATTTGTGCTACGTTACATGG ATTGCCCGAGCATCATTCCTAGATGTATATGGGGCGCAGCGCCACCTCAGGTTCCTCTTGAACTCCTCTCTCCACCAATGTCATTTCTGTACATTCACCACACAGCAATACCCAGCAAACCCTGTCTAAACCTTCAGACGTGCTCCCAAAACATGAGGGCAATGCAGCGTTTCCATCAGAAGGACCGGGGCTGGTATGACATCGGCTACAG cTTTGTGGTTGGGTCTGATGGATACATCTATGAAGGTCGTGGCTGGATGTCACAAGGGGCTCACACTAAAGGACGCAATAACGTGGGGTATGGTGTAGCTTTCATTGGCGATTACTCTGGTCGTTTACCCTCCACTCATGACATGGAACTGGTGCGCCATCATCTGGTCAAGTGTGGAGTGAACAATGGATTTCTGCAGGAGGATTTCACCATTCTCGGACACAGACAAGTAGTAGTAACCACCAGCTGCCCAGGAAATGCCCTTTACTCTGAGATCACAACCTGGATGCACTATAAA